A stretch of the Archangium violaceum genome encodes the following:
- a CDS encoding HK97 family phage prohead protease, giving the protein MLDPPGVDDAHGDTMDAGALRLPEGVNEVPLYWVHSYHVGIVPDASPEQRLPVGSATVWEEEGQWYFVPCFNLLTDLSQKVKGAVDAGDIAACSIGYRTVRATPNGKGPDGKGEDVHEARLLEVSLVDVGAKAGAVRIKMADEPKKPEEKKPEPPAVDMADLYTMVKAIHAKMFPPESEAKPPESEGKATEPPATKDDKPQTDVPQDESASENEAPPSTEDEDPVTKWLRSLAA; this is encoded by the coding sequence ATGCTGGACCCGCCAGGCGTTGACGACGCCCACGGCGACACCATGGACGCCGGAGCGCTACGCCTGCCCGAGGGCGTGAACGAGGTGCCCCTCTATTGGGTGCACTCGTACCACGTAGGCATCGTCCCTGATGCCTCGCCAGAGCAGCGCCTGCCCGTGGGCTCCGCCACCGTCTGGGAAGAAGAGGGGCAGTGGTACTTCGTCCCCTGCTTCAACCTCCTCACGGACCTCTCCCAGAAGGTGAAGGGCGCTGTCGACGCGGGCGACATCGCCGCCTGCAGCATTGGGTACCGGACCGTCCGCGCCACGCCCAACGGCAAGGGCCCCGATGGCAAGGGTGAAGACGTTCACGAGGCGAGGCTGCTCGAGGTGAGCCTTGTCGATGTTGGCGCCAAGGCTGGCGCCGTGAGGATCAAGATGGCCGACGAACCGAAGAAGCCCGAGGAGAAGAAGCCGGAGCCACCAGCCGTCGACATGGCGGACCTCTACACGATGGTGAAGGCCATCCACGCGAAGATGTTCCCGCCCGAGAGCGAGGCGAAACCGCCCGAGTCCGAGGGCAAGGCCACCGAGCCGCCCGCGACGAAGGACGACAAACCTCAGACCGACGTGCCCCAGGACGAGAGCGCCAGCGAGAACGAGGCGCCGCCCAGCACGGAGGACGAGGACCCTGTCACGAAATGGCTGCGCAGCCTCGCCGCGTAA
- a CDS encoding phage major capsid protein, whose product MVKTVEAAMASRAAAAPAAPTPVVTGVRDLQMDPPEGRLWQARAGVAIKIIYLDRAKALGVAKGEHFQRLEQYVTRCKAVGAFASIFGQGGERLPVVESAEIIEFLKGPSLLVSRPGLRKASGYGGKFVVGRQNERAVVYWAAEGEPVEKTEIKHGLMELGAHKAVGRVGLSNDLMRRGDSSASADVGAELQQEMALLFDKAGLFGKGNKQPLGILEEVEKEMISEATGALSDTDATKKLADLDSLPAALEKKKHKLDDSAFYFMPSDTFWHLRGLRDASGWVFEGLRDLKNPTINGFPVERNPELLFGWEHIGFGLASQLYFGSAAEMEMTIGENASDFVNDMQTLRVVGYADWKLRHTTAFAFKKKVKY is encoded by the coding sequence GTGGTGAAGACCGTTGAGGCGGCGATGGCCTCCCGCGCCGCTGCCGCGCCCGCTGCCCCCACGCCCGTGGTGACCGGAGTGCGTGACCTGCAGATGGACCCGCCCGAGGGGCGGCTCTGGCAGGCCCGCGCGGGCGTGGCCATCAAAATCATCTACCTCGACCGGGCCAAGGCCCTCGGTGTGGCGAAGGGTGAGCACTTCCAGCGCCTGGAGCAGTACGTGACCCGCTGCAAGGCAGTGGGTGCTTTCGCCAGCATCTTCGGCCAGGGCGGTGAGCGCCTCCCCGTGGTGGAGTCCGCCGAGATCATCGAATTCCTGAAGGGGCCGTCGCTCCTCGTCAGCCGGCCGGGACTGCGCAAAGCCTCCGGGTACGGCGGCAAGTTCGTGGTCGGCAGGCAGAACGAGCGCGCGGTCGTGTACTGGGCGGCCGAGGGCGAGCCCGTCGAGAAGACGGAGATCAAGCACGGGCTGATGGAGTTGGGTGCGCACAAGGCCGTGGGCCGGGTAGGCCTCTCCAACGATCTGATGCGTCGTGGGGATTCGTCCGCCTCTGCTGACGTCGGCGCCGAGTTGCAGCAGGAGATGGCTCTGCTCTTCGACAAGGCCGGACTCTTCGGGAAGGGCAACAAGCAGCCGCTGGGCATCCTCGAGGAGGTCGAGAAGGAGATGATCTCCGAGGCCACGGGTGCGCTCTCCGATACCGACGCGACCAAGAAGCTGGCTGACCTCGATAGCCTTCCGGCTGCGCTGGAGAAGAAGAAGCACAAGCTGGATGACTCGGCATTCTACTTCATGCCCAGTGACACCTTCTGGCACTTGCGGGGACTGCGGGATGCGTCCGGGTGGGTGTTCGAGGGACTGCGCGACCTGAAGAACCCGACGATCAACGGGTTCCCGGTGGAGAGAAACCCCGAGCTCCTCTTCGGCTGGGAGCACATCGGATTCGGCCTGGCCTCCCAGCTCTACTTCGGCTCGGCCGCCGAGATGGAGATGACGATCGGCGAGAACGCCAGCGACTTCGTCAACGACATGCAGACGCTGCGGGTGGTGGGCTACGCCGACTGGAAGCTGCGGCACACCACCGCCTTCGCGTTCAAGAAGAAGGTCAAGTACTAA